One stretch of Lacimicrobium alkaliphilum DNA includes these proteins:
- a CDS encoding DUF1338 domain-containing protein, producing the protein MHTSIESLFSNLWQDYVAMTPSAEKVHQLLGDGDELINDHVAFRTFNLDKVNLDKLAAHFLALGYEEKGQYDFEQKKLKAKHFEHADDTKPKVFISELLVEEFSEQVQQIIHRMVDAIPADAVNKEDFLYSGTHWQVSSEEYQILLEESEYAAWVSAWGFRANHFTVSLNHLKHYNMLAEVNEKLKEAGFELNTSGGEIKGGPDVHLAQSSTMADKMTVKFSDKALTIPSCFYEFAERFPLPDGKLYSGFVAASADKIFESTNAK; encoded by the coding sequence ATGCATACCAGTATAGAAAGCCTGTTTTCAAACCTTTGGCAGGATTATGTTGCCATGACCCCTTCCGCTGAGAAAGTGCATCAGCTGCTCGGCGACGGTGATGAATTGATCAATGATCATGTGGCTTTCCGTACCTTCAATCTGGATAAAGTGAATCTGGATAAGCTGGCTGCCCATTTCCTGGCCCTGGGTTATGAAGAAAAAGGTCAGTATGATTTTGAGCAGAAAAAGCTCAAGGCCAAACATTTCGAGCATGCTGACGACACCAAGCCCAAAGTCTTTATCAGTGAGTTACTGGTTGAAGAGTTTTCTGAGCAGGTTCAGCAGATTATTCACCGGATGGTAGACGCTATTCCTGCCGATGCAGTGAATAAAGAAGATTTTCTGTACTCCGGTACCCACTGGCAGGTAAGCAGCGAAGAATATCAGATATTACTGGAAGAATCTGAGTATGCTGCATGGGTTTCGGCCTGGGGTTTCCGCGCCAATCACTTTACCGTCAGCCTGAATCACCTCAAGCATTACAATATGCTGGCAGAGGTGAATGAAAAGCTCAAAGAGGCGGGTTTTGAACTCAATACCTCCGGTGGCGAGATCAAAGGCGGGCCGGACGTACACCTGGCTCAGTCGTCCACCATGGCCGATAAAATGACGGTGAAGTTCAGCGACAAGGCTCTGACCATTCCGAGCTGTTTTTATGAGTTCGCTGAGCGCTTCCCGT